The genomic interval CAACTACTCTGGTTGTACAAATTGAACCAGGACCTATTCCAACCTTAACCGTACTAGCTCCTGCTTTTATTAAATCCCTTGTTGCTTCACCTGTCGCTACATTGCCGGCGATAATATGAAGATCAGGATACTGACTCTTCAATTTCTTAACCGTTTCGATAACACCCTTTGAATGACCATGAGCAGTATCTACCACCACGGTATCGACTCCCGCTTTCACCAGGGCAGCAGCTCTTTCGAAGGTATCTTTTGATACCCCTATGGCTGCACCAACAAGAAGCCTTCCATGATTATCCTTGGCTGCATTGGGGAATTGAATGGCCTTTTCAATGTCTTTTATGGTAATTAAACCCTTCAGTTCATTATTGTCATCAACCAAAGGCAGCTTTTCAATTTTATGTTTCTGAAGGATTTCTTCCGCTTCCTTTAAAGTAGTACCCACCGGAGCAGTAACCAAATCATCCTTGGTCATCACTTCTTTAATTTTTATAGAATAATCATGAACAAACCGAAGATCCCGATTTGTAATAATTCCCACCAATTGATTCTTCTCATCTACGATAGGAACACCAGAAATACGGTATTTTGCCATTAACGCCTCAGCATCATAGACATGATGTTCAGGAGTTAATGAAAAAGGGTTGGTAATTACACCGCTTTCAGATCTTTTTACACGATCTACTTCTTCAGCCTGCTGTTCAATACTCATATTTTTGTGGATAATTCCTATACCGCCTTCTCTGGCAATAGCAACAGCTAATGCCGATTCCGTCACCGTATCCATCCCAGCACTGATTAACGGTATATTTAGCTTCAAATTGGGTCCTAGTATCGTAGATACATCAACTTCTTTGGGTAAAATTTCAGATTTTGCAGGAATTAGTAAAACATCGTCAAAAGTTAAACCTTCCTTTACAAATTTATCCTCCCACACGCTTTTTTCTCCCTTTCCTTTCAATTGTTAAATCCCTAAGATATTAGGATGAGTGTAACAAAACCCACAATTTACTGTCAAGAAAGGGGGTATAGGTTCGGAAATTTTCGCAAAACTAAAAAATGTAAATGTTTTATTTTAGACGGGGAATGATCATTTATGTCTCGCCAAATATGGAATGATTTCTATTTTTTCGAAAATGAACCAATGGCTAAACAGTTTTTAACAAGACAATACCAAAGGCAAGGGGAACTGGATTGCCACATTCTTGCATACAAAAACACACATAAATTTATTTATTATATTAAGCAAGCCAGAGCTTATTATGAGACAGCAGAGGGCAGCCACATTATAGTAAAGCCATTGCTCCTTTATTATGGAATGACCAGTCTAGTTAAAGCAGTATTAACCAGCTTAAACCCCTATTATCCCCAAAATACCAGGGTATTAAAGCACGGAATTTCCACCCGTAAATTAAAAAAAGCGGAATATCAATTTCATAAAGATGAAATAAAAATTCAAAAGGATGGTTTATTACCACTGTTTCTTTCCTACTTTTTAGACCCAAAAAAGTTGAAAAGGGACAAATTTACCGTCATCCAACTTCTTTCACAGTTACCTGAACTCACTTCAGCATATCAGCGGCTATATAACGATATTGCAATGATTCAAGTTCACGTTACAGATTTCTTTCATGAAAAGTTAAAAGGGACTC from Microaerobacter geothermalis carries:
- the guaB gene encoding IMP dehydrogenase, with protein sequence MWEDKFVKEGLTFDDVLLIPAKSEILPKEVDVSTILGPNLKLNIPLISAGMDTVTESALAVAIAREGGIGIIHKNMSIEQQAEEVDRVKRSESGVITNPFSLTPEHHVYDAEALMAKYRISGVPIVDEKNQLVGIITNRDLRFVHDYSIKIKEVMTKDDLVTAPVGTTLKEAEEILQKHKIEKLPLVDDNNELKGLITIKDIEKAIQFPNAAKDNHGRLLVGAAIGVSKDTFERAAALVKAGVDTVVVDTAHGHSKGVIETVKKLKSQYPDLHIIAGNVATGEATRDLIKAGASTVKVGIGPGSICTTRVVAGIGVPQITAVYDCAKVAQEYGATIIADGGIKYSGDIVKAIGAGAHAVMLGSLLAGTEESPGESEIFQGRRFKVYRGMGSLGAMKAGSKDRYFQENEQKLVPEGIEGRVPYKGPLADTVYQLVGGLRAGMGYCGTKTIKELRENSKFIRITNAGLRESHPHDVQITKEAPNYSL
- a CDS encoding YaaC family protein codes for the protein MSRQIWNDFYFFENEPMAKQFLTRQYQRQGELDCHILAYKNTHKFIYYIKQARAYYETAEGSHIIVKPLLLYYGMTSLVKAVLTSLNPYYPQNTRVLKHGISTRKLKKAEYQFHKDEIKIQKDGLLPLFLSYFLDPKKLKRDKFTVIQLLSQLPELTSAYQRLYNDIAMIQVHVTDFFHEKLKGTPIFMSEKILDEYHMTYSSFLNYMNQFNEGEIYFSECNIPLSKGTICYLWNHPSQKHLSDVRCGIQNKMFSLDDKGHYFIRLHFSSIDWLPEICIHLILMYILGMLCRYETELWGEIIFSFTSGDMYIINEFLHLSEKKFPILILQQIWK